In one window of Virgibacillus proomii DNA:
- a CDS encoding ferritin-like domain-containing protein — MEKELQELIDGLNEDLANEYGAAIQYTYSASVVSGLYRSALKPFFEAEISDELGHALYLSEKIKSLGGTPTTKAAEIPQPIEVKDLLKATLQAETHTIKRYEQRKKQAEALGYTELVVKLEDLIADETHHKEEIERLLNDPRLA; from the coding sequence ATGGAAAAAGAGCTACAAGAATTAATTGATGGACTAAATGAAGACCTTGCTAATGAATACGGAGCTGCGATTCAATATACGTACAGCGCTTCTGTCGTTAGCGGCTTATACCGTTCCGCACTTAAGCCATTCTTTGAAGCTGAAATCAGTGACGAATTAGGCCATGCACTTTACTTATCGGAAAAAATCAAATCACTAGGTGGAACGCCTACTACTAAAGCAGCTGAAATACCACAACCTATAGAAGTAAAAGATTTATTAAAAGCTACACTGCAAGCAGAAACACATACAATTAAACGTTATGAACAACGTAAAAAACAAGCAGAGGCACTAGGATACACCGAGCTTGTTGTAAAGCTAGAAGATCTTATTGCAGATGAAACACATCATAAAGAAGAAATTGAACGTCTTTTAAATGACCCTCGTTTAGCATAA
- a CDS encoding sensor histidine kinase, translating to MNRRFVSLRYSYIRSHLYGMFLTFILMLSIILSLYVLFKPTWLTVESIFLSIALYFGIAFIVSIYAGFKAGGNLKYRFDYLSTQITQFANGNYQSRLFFNEGDEMTRVASELNELGENLQNQVKSLQRMADEKADMAKASYKTAVIEERQRIARDLHDAVSQQLFALTMLSEAAVKQFDHSPELAKSQVLDVSKIALQSQAEMRALLLHLRPVHLSGEPLAEGIKKLVNELQQKCRIDFQLSISENLDLTETMEEHVFRIVQEAMSNILRHSNATKVITHILRKSNELFIHISDNGSGFDVHQEKKASYGLKTMKERSEELGGTFAIRSNEAAGTYIDIRIPC from the coding sequence ATGAATCGCCGCTTTGTTAGTCTTCGCTACAGCTATATCCGTTCTCATTTGTATGGAATGTTTCTTACTTTCATTTTAATGTTATCGATCATCCTATCCCTTTATGTTTTATTTAAACCAACATGGTTAACAGTGGAAAGTATTTTTCTAAGTATTGCTTTATATTTTGGGATTGCTTTTATTGTCTCTATTTATGCTGGATTCAAAGCAGGGGGAAATTTAAAGTATCGATTTGATTACTTATCTACACAAATTACTCAATTTGCTAATGGCAATTACCAGTCACGACTATTTTTCAATGAAGGAGATGAAATGACAAGAGTTGCCAGTGAGTTAAACGAATTAGGAGAGAATTTGCAAAATCAAGTCAAATCATTGCAGCGAATGGCTGATGAAAAGGCCGATATGGCAAAAGCTTCTTATAAAACGGCAGTTATTGAAGAAAGACAAAGAATAGCAAGAGATTTACATGACGCAGTAAGTCAGCAGTTATTTGCGCTAACGATGTTGTCAGAAGCAGCAGTTAAGCAATTTGATCACTCACCAGAATTAGCTAAGTCACAGGTGTTAGATGTGTCAAAAATTGCGCTCCAATCACAGGCAGAAATGCGTGCTTTACTATTACATTTACGTCCAGTCCATCTGTCAGGAGAGCCATTAGCTGAGGGCATTAAAAAACTAGTAAACGAATTGCAACAAAAGTGTCGGATTGATTTTCAACTATCTATTTCAGAAAATCTTGATTTAACAGAAACAATGGAGGAGCATGTATTTCGAATCGTCCAAGAAGCAATGTCTAATATTTTGCGTCACTCTAATGCCACGAAAGTAATTACCCATATATTACGGAAATCGAATGAATTATTTATCCATATTAGTGATAATGGAAGTGGATTTGATGTTCATCAAGAAAAAAAAGCATCTTATGGACTAAAAACAATGAAGGAGCGTTCGGAAGAGCTCGGAGGAACCTTTGCTATTCGTTCTAATGAAGCTGCTGGAACCTATATCGATATTCGCATACCTTGTTAG
- a CDS encoding thioredoxin family protein — MKKKLLIFAGVILVLFAGLYFIVQYKNNQAVEKNENPYGDKKLKQATIDQLDDPNYQNQMMPDELKEKVESGKPLTVYFYSPTCPHCQSTTPYLVPLAKENNIDLKKMNLLEFKDQWDVYGIESVPTLVYFDNGKEVSRIEGDQGKENFQTFFDKYVNK; from the coding sequence ATGAAGAAAAAGCTACTCATTTTTGCCGGTGTCATCCTCGTATTATTCGCTGGCTTATATTTTATTGTGCAATACAAAAATAATCAAGCAGTAGAAAAAAATGAAAATCCGTATGGAGATAAAAAGCTTAAACAAGCCACGATTGATCAATTGGATGATCCAAATTATCAAAATCAAATGATGCCTGATGAATTGAAAGAAAAAGTGGAGAGTGGTAAGCCGTTGACTGTTTATTTTTATAGCCCGACATGCCCACATTGTCAGTCGACTACTCCATATCTCGTTCCGTTAGCAAAAGAAAACAATATTGATTTAAAAAAGATGAATCTTTTAGAATTTAAAGACCAATGGGATGTCTATGGAATTGAATCAGTACCAACATTAGTTTATTTTGATAATGGAAAAGAAGTGTCAAGAATTGAAGGAGATCAAGGAAAAGAAAACTTTCAAACATTCTTTGACAAGTATGTAAATAAATAG
- a CDS encoding response regulator transcription factor, which produces MIRVVVVDDHEIVRKGIIAYLQTDKEIEVVGEAANGQDGVKIIRNTRPNVVLMDLIMDNGNGIEATKEVMQELPDCRIIILTSYYDDGQVFPALQAGAFSYMLKTSSAVEITDAIKKAYQGVNVIEPKVAGKLVSNFQKGEKKRHDSLTERELEVLLCIGNGMTNQEISNHLYIGIKTVKTHVSNILAKLEVNDRTQAAVYVHRNHLL; this is translated from the coding sequence ATGATTCGAGTTGTAGTGGTAGATGATCATGAAATTGTAAGAAAAGGTATCATTGCTTATTTGCAAACAGATAAAGAAATAGAAGTGGTTGGAGAGGCAGCAAATGGGCAAGATGGTGTGAAAATAATCAGGAATACACGACCGAATGTTGTGTTAATGGATCTAATCATGGATAATGGAAACGGTATTGAAGCGACCAAAGAGGTGATGCAAGAGCTTCCAGATTGTCGGATAATTATCCTTACAAGCTATTATGATGATGGGCAAGTTTTCCCAGCATTACAGGCAGGCGCCTTTAGCTATATGTTAAAAACTTCCTCAGCTGTTGAGATAACAGATGCAATTAAAAAAGCGTATCAAGGAGTGAACGTTATTGAGCCAAAGGTTGCTGGAAAATTAGTGTCCAATTTTCAGAAGGGGGAAAAGAAGCGACATGATAGTTTAACAGAACGCGAATTGGAGGTTCTGCTATGTATTGGAAATGGCATGACGAATCAGGAGATAAGTAATCATTTATATATTGGGATTAAGACTGTTAAAACACATGTTAGTAATATTTTAGCCAAGCTAGAAGTCAATGACCGTACACAGGCCGCTGTTTATGTACACAGAAATCATCTATTATAA
- a CDS encoding ribokinase, with amino-acid sequence MKKIITFGSINMDLSIQTNRIPNNGETIYGSDFFLSPGGKGANQTVAAAKSGAQTYMIGGLGDDVYGIQLLNTLKGYCVNCNYIESFPNTTSGVAVIIRSKGDNRIILNGGANHLLDHRHIDPVLANIASPGDIFLTQFENDYDTILYALAKAKDKELWTIFNPAPANEIPDTIYPKIKLLIINQWECKFLSGIYPTKESDYKQAITFFQQKGVHSILITLGSEGSVFGNKSTYMFIPSISVQSVDTTAAGDTYIGALAYSLSCNHSIKTSMEYATMAAALTVSKQGAQESIPTKQEVENFKLELYQGGNQHE; translated from the coding sequence TTGAAGAAAATAATCACATTTGGGAGCATTAACATGGACTTATCGATACAGACAAACCGTATTCCAAACAACGGGGAAACGATATATGGTAGTGATTTTTTTCTATCCCCCGGAGGAAAAGGTGCTAATCAAACCGTAGCAGCTGCTAAAAGTGGTGCCCAAACGTATATGATCGGCGGGCTGGGTGATGATGTATATGGAATACAGTTATTAAACACATTAAAAGGATATTGTGTTAATTGTAATTATATCGAGTCCTTCCCCAATACGACTAGTGGCGTTGCAGTCATTATTAGGAGCAAAGGTGATAATCGAATCATACTAAATGGTGGAGCAAATCATTTATTGGATCACCGCCATATTGACCCTGTCTTAGCAAATATCGCAAGTCCAGGGGATATTTTTCTTACCCAATTTGAGAACGATTACGATACTATTCTCTATGCGTTAGCAAAAGCGAAAGATAAGGAATTGTGGACTATATTTAACCCTGCTCCTGCTAATGAAATACCTGATACCATTTATCCTAAAATAAAACTATTGATTATTAATCAATGGGAGTGCAAATTTTTATCTGGTATATATCCTACGAAGGAGAGCGACTACAAACAAGCAATTACTTTCTTCCAACAAAAGGGAGTGCATTCCATTTTAATCACTTTAGGCTCTGAGGGAAGTGTATTTGGGAATAAATCGACATATATGTTCATCCCAAGTATTTCTGTCCAAAGTGTAGATACCACTGCTGCCGGAGATACGTATATAGGTGCACTTGCGTATTCTCTTTCATGTAATCACTCGATTAAAACGAGTATGGAATATGCAACAATGGCCGCTGCTTTAACCGTTTCAAAGCAAGGTGCACAAGAATCAATTCCGACAAAACAAGAAGTAGAGAACTTTAAATTAGAGCTATATCAAGGAGGAAATCAACATGAATAA
- a CDS encoding ABC transporter permease — translation MFDSHAFFKQRFSAHLKETSRYLRYIFNGHIAIAMLFFISAIAFYYQKWLLQIPENFPAAWVIGIVFGLIASYSPVRTLLKEPDLVFLIPAEHKMKAYFRNALFYSYIIQLYLVLLAAAALGPLYTTVFSERDGSTYLVTIALLLLFKLANLIANWWMLRIREPMLRRLDLIVRIGLNIAAFYFIIASDMVLAGITTILFVIIFLYDFQIATKRPGILWDVLVEKDRNRMQAFYRLANMFTDVPHLKSRVKKRHRLVQMAGRIPFLKKHTYDYLYRITFIRSGDYLGMYVRLLVIGGMIIYFIPPIWLKVVFAILFIYLSSFQMMALYQHHRTIMWIDLYPIVQKIRQQSLLKFLLQLSLLQTGLFSIVFLVMGEYLGAIAAFIGGSLFAVLFVQGYVKQKLA, via the coding sequence ATGTTTGATTCGCATGCATTCTTTAAACAACGTTTTTCAGCACATCTAAAGGAAACTAGTCGATATTTACGCTATATTTTTAATGGTCATATAGCGATTGCGATGCTTTTTTTTATCTCTGCTATTGCGTTTTATTATCAAAAATGGCTATTGCAAATCCCAGAAAATTTTCCCGCTGCTTGGGTTATTGGAATTGTATTTGGTCTAATTGCTAGCTACAGCCCTGTTCGAACATTATTAAAAGAACCTGATCTTGTTTTTCTTATTCCGGCAGAGCATAAGATGAAAGCTTATTTCCGTAATGCATTATTCTATAGTTATATAATTCAGTTATATCTCGTATTACTTGCAGCAGCAGCGCTTGGACCATTATATACGACGGTCTTTTCGGAGCGTGACGGTAGCACATATTTGGTCACCATTGCTCTTTTGTTATTGTTTAAGCTAGCTAATTTAATTGCCAATTGGTGGATGCTTCGAATAAGGGAACCTATGTTAAGACGTTTGGATTTAATCGTAAGAATAGGCTTAAATATAGCTGCCTTTTACTTTATTATTGCCTCAGATATGGTATTAGCTGGTATTACCACGATTTTATTTGTAATCATATTTTTGTATGACTTTCAAATAGCTACTAAGCGACCTGGAATCCTTTGGGACGTATTAGTGGAAAAAGACCGTAATCGAATGCAAGCCTTTTACCGATTAGCAAATATGTTTACAGATGTTCCACATTTGAAAAGTCGTGTGAAGAAGCGACATCGGCTTGTTCAAATGGCAGGTCGCATTCCTTTCTTAAAAAAACATACATACGACTATTTATATCGTATTACCTTTATTCGCAGTGGTGATTATTTGGGAATGTATGTACGGTTGTTAGTGATAGGCGGAATGATCATCTATTTTATTCCACCAATTTGGTTGAAAGTTGTATTTGCGATTTTGTTTATATATTTAAGCAGCTTCCAAATGATGGCGCTATACCAGCATCATCGGACAATTATGTGGATTGATCTGTACCCGATCGTTCAGAAGATACGCCAACAGTCACTGTTAAAGTTCCTTTTACAATTAAGTTTATTGCAAACTGGATTATTCTCCATCGTATTTTTAGTAATGGGTGAGTATTTAGGAGCAATTGCTGCTTTCATCGGTGGCTCATTGTTTGCTGTTTTATTTGTGCAAGGGTATGTAAAACAGAAGTTAGCTTAA
- a CDS encoding phosphatase PAP2 family protein has translation MNKKMFFIALLSIIIGIWMYQLFHNRIPYIDKWTRGPVEQLEDTMVYTIFRWITELGSSTFTTPFVIMMSFVIWWLYRNILPALVISFGTLFTHYFNVAIKQLVERERPSILAAANAEGHSFPSGHAMISIVCYGLTAYFLSKKVNTIKKKRWIVTFFSFLIILIGMSRYIINVHYLTDVIAGFFIGFLCLNGLIYLYKQLRKKQLFQSRG, from the coding sequence ATGAATAAAAAAATGTTCTTTATTGCTTTACTAAGTATTATTATTGGAATTTGGATGTACCAATTGTTTCATAATAGAATTCCTTATATTGACAAGTGGACACGTGGTCCTGTCGAGCAACTGGAAGATACAATGGTTTATACGATTTTCCGTTGGATTACAGAACTGGGTTCATCCACTTTTACGACTCCTTTTGTTATTATGATGTCCTTTGTAATTTGGTGGCTATATCGCAATATTTTACCAGCACTGGTTATTAGCTTTGGTACGCTGTTTACACATTATTTCAATGTTGCAATTAAGCAGCTGGTGGAACGTGAGCGTCCTAGTATTTTAGCAGCAGCCAATGCAGAAGGGCATAGTTTTCCATCTGGACATGCGATGATTTCAATTGTTTGCTATGGCTTAACAGCTTACTTTCTTAGTAAGAAAGTTAACACTATCAAGAAGAAGCGATGGATTGTAACTTTCTTTTCCTTCCTTATTATCTTGATTGGTATGAGCAGATATATTATTAATGTTCATTATTTAACGGATGTTATCGCTGGATTCTTTATCGGCTTTTTATGTTTAAATGGTTTGATATATCTTTATAAGCAGTTGAGAAAGAAACAGTTATTTCAGTCTCGAGGCTGA
- a CDS encoding ABC transporter ATP-binding protein has protein sequence MEALLHIDDLYGGYTHKNVLHGISFDVQPGEIVGLIGLNGAGKSTTIKHVIGLMQAKKGKVTVNGKTYRENPEKYRSQMAYIPEMPILYDELTLYEHLRLTAMAYDIPEAVFEKRLSPLLKEFRMEKKLNWFPVHFSKGMRQKVMIMCAFIIEPPLYIVDEPFVGLDPLGIQSYLQLMEEMRQKGSGVLMSTHILATAERYCDRFIILHDGKIRANGTLQALQDSFKMPDATLDDLYVQLTKEEDSHV, from the coding sequence GTGGAAGCATTATTACATATAGATGATCTTTATGGAGGATATACTCATAAAAATGTATTACACGGCATTTCTTTTGATGTTCAGCCAGGAGAAATTGTTGGATTAATCGGCTTAAACGGAGCCGGCAAAAGTACTACAATTAAACATGTCATTGGCCTCATGCAAGCTAAAAAAGGAAAAGTTACGGTAAATGGAAAAACATATCGAGAAAATCCGGAAAAGTATCGCAGCCAAATGGCTTATATTCCTGAAATGCCGATTCTTTATGATGAACTAACCCTTTACGAACATCTCCGCTTAACAGCAATGGCTTATGATATACCAGAGGCTGTTTTTGAAAAAAGATTGTCTCCGCTATTAAAAGAGTTTCGGATGGAAAAAAAGCTAAACTGGTTTCCTGTTCACTTTTCGAAGGGGATGCGACAAAAGGTTATGATCATGTGTGCGTTTATAATTGAACCGCCATTATATATAGTGGACGAGCCATTTGTAGGTTTAGACCCGCTTGGGATTCAGTCCTATCTCCAGCTTATGGAAGAGATGAGACAGAAAGGATCTGGCGTACTCATGTCGACTCATATTCTAGCTACAGCGGAGCGGTATTGTGATCGTTTTATTATTTTACACGACGGCAAAATACGTGCTAACGGAACTTTACAGGCTTTACAAGATAGTTTTAAAATGCCAGATGCAACCTTAGATGATTTATATGTACAATTAACAAAGGAAGAAGATAGTCATGTTTGA
- a CDS encoding MFS transporter yields MTIIVQENQALPIFKNRNFLLLFISSLFSAPGYYVYLIGAEWLMLTLSENRFYFGMLFFAASVPRLLLLALGGIVADRFNKRTILFFSDLLRALLIGSLLLFLYFDAVTAWHLIILAALFGIADAFSYPVTNSLTPLLLEEDQLQRGNSLIQMTIQISPILGPALGGTLIAVLGFMGVFTVGCIMLLIASITVLFIQLSKTEEAENEKNSAWEDLKEGFIYARQSQLIMSIVFIAFFINFFFAGPFSIGMPIIVKDVFAGNSISLAVIQTSMGAGAMLGAIFLSIKNIKKPGMILLYSIMSVGCLYFLNGMSHYLWLSAGFVLLMAFLLQLVNIPVFTILQKTTDKRMLGRMMSLLVTVSTGLIPVSYIATSLLIAIGVSVQQIMMTSGIFIVIIALFSLKNKRLRTLGSSS; encoded by the coding sequence ATGACTATCATTGTCCAAGAAAATCAGGCATTGCCTATTTTTAAAAATCGAAATTTTTTATTGCTATTTATTAGCTCTTTGTTTTCAGCACCTGGATATTATGTATACTTAATCGGTGCAGAGTGGTTAATGCTAACATTGAGTGAAAATCGTTTTTATTTTGGTATGTTATTTTTTGCTGCTTCTGTACCACGCTTATTATTATTAGCACTTGGTGGAATTGTTGCAGATCGTTTTAATAAGCGAACCATTCTATTTTTCTCTGATTTGTTAAGGGCTTTATTAATTGGTTCACTTCTTTTATTCCTCTATTTTGATGCTGTTACTGCTTGGCATTTAATTATATTAGCTGCGTTATTTGGGATAGCTGATGCGTTTAGCTACCCGGTCACTAATTCATTAACTCCTTTATTATTAGAAGAAGATCAGCTACAAAGAGGAAATTCACTAATTCAAATGACGATACAAATAAGCCCAATTTTAGGCCCAGCACTTGGAGGGACGTTAATTGCTGTACTTGGATTTATGGGGGTTTTCACTGTTGGATGCATCATGCTTCTCATTGCTTCTATTACTGTACTATTTATTCAACTATCAAAAACAGAAGAGGCAGAAAACGAAAAAAATTCAGCTTGGGAAGATTTAAAGGAAGGGTTTATTTATGCACGACAAAGTCAATTAATTATGTCAATCGTTTTTATCGCCTTTTTCATTAATTTTTTCTTTGCTGGTCCTTTTTCCATTGGTATGCCTATAATTGTCAAAGATGTATTTGCCGGAAACTCTATTAGTTTAGCTGTTATCCAGACGTCTATGGGGGCAGGTGCAATGTTAGGTGCAATATTTTTATCGATAAAAAATATTAAAAAGCCTGGAATGATATTATTATATAGTATAATGTCGGTAGGGTGTTTATATTTTTTAAATGGGATGTCCCACTATTTGTGGTTAAGTGCAGGCTTTGTATTATTAATGGCTTTCTTATTACAGCTAGTTAATATTCCAGTATTTACGATTTTACAAAAAACGACAGATAAACGAATGTTAGGAAGAATGATGAGCTTACTTGTAACCGTATCTACCGGCTTAATTCCAGTGTCTTATATAGCCACTTCACTATTAATTGCTATCGGAGTAAGTGTTCAGCAAATCATGATGACTAGTGGTATCTTTATCGTTATCATTGCGCTATTTAGTTTAAAGAATAAGCGGCTTCGTACGCTTGGTTCTTCTTCATAG
- a CDS encoding iron-containing alcohol dehydrogenase → MKVGSKFIKWRTPILITGENSLQQLPDVLLQTAQKRILIVTDKGIRATGILDKLCTYLQSASIHYVLYDKTVPNPTIENIEGALTMFQQQQCEAIIALGGGSVIDCAKVVGARYACPDRPISKMKGQLKVRVETPPLYAIPTTAGSGSEATLAAVVSDPSTLEKYAINDPVLIPNYALHDPKLIANLPPFMTATTGMDALTHAIEAFIGKSNTKETKAWSKQAVKLIFESLEQSYVDGENMKARENMQHAAYLAGMAFTRAYVGYVHAIAHTFGGFYHVPHGLANAIILPYVLEHYGEAVYDTLAELADVVHPVHQADSNKAKALGFIKEIKRMSRVMNIPEKLNKIEEEAIPIMIERALQEANPLYPVPKIFTKQDMYQLYYQIVDFKT, encoded by the coding sequence ATGAAAGTTGGGAGTAAGTTTATAAAGTGGCGTACACCTATATTGATTACGGGGGAAAATAGTTTGCAACAGCTTCCGGATGTGTTGTTGCAAACAGCTCAAAAACGAATTTTAATTGTTACAGATAAAGGGATACGTGCAACAGGGATACTGGATAAATTATGTACTTATTTACAATCAGCAAGTATTCATTACGTCCTATATGATAAAACAGTTCCTAATCCTACCATTGAAAACATAGAGGGAGCGCTTACTATGTTTCAACAACAGCAATGTGAGGCAATTATTGCTTTAGGAGGAGGTTCAGTCATTGATTGCGCAAAGGTAGTTGGAGCCAGGTATGCTTGTCCAGATAGACCAATTTCCAAGATGAAGGGGCAGTTAAAGGTTCGGGTGGAAACACCGCCATTATATGCGATCCCAACTACTGCTGGTTCAGGAAGTGAAGCAACACTGGCAGCAGTTGTTAGTGACCCTAGCACCTTAGAAAAGTATGCCATTAATGATCCAGTACTTATTCCTAACTACGCTTTGCATGATCCAAAATTAATCGCAAATCTTCCTCCCTTTATGACTGCAACAACAGGTATGGATGCATTAACCCATGCAATTGAAGCATTTATTGGAAAAAGCAATACGAAGGAAACAAAGGCTTGGAGTAAGCAAGCAGTCAAATTGATTTTTGAAAGTTTAGAACAAAGCTATGTAGATGGAGAAAATATGAAAGCCAGAGAAAATATGCAGCATGCCGCCTATTTAGCTGGGATGGCGTTTACCCGTGCATATGTCGGCTATGTTCACGCTATTGCTCATACATTTGGCGGTTTTTATCATGTACCTCATGGACTGGCAAATGCCATTATCTTACCATATGTACTGGAACATTATGGGGAGGCTGTTTATGATACGTTAGCTGAACTTGCAGATGTGGTTCATCCAGTTCATCAAGCAGACAGTAACAAGGCAAAAGCGCTAGGCTTTATTAAAGAGATAAAACGGATGAGTCGAGTAATGAATATTCCAGAGAAGTTGAATAAAATCGAGGAAGAAGCTATTCCTATTATGATTGAGAGGGCTTTGCAGGAAGCAAACCCATTATATCCGGTTCCGAAAATATTTACAAAACAGGATATGTACCAACTTTATTATCAAATTGTCGATTTTAAAACATAA
- a CDS encoding disulfide oxidoreductase, whose protein sequence is MAILSKKAENILLLIWGQAFIAMLGSLFFSEVMGYPPCELCWVQRILMYPLVVIYGVAAYKKDISIALPGLILSGIGMFVSTYHYLVQKLPVLQEAGKACGLVPCNVTYINILGFITIPFLAGTAFIIIFVLHLILIRFNSNS, encoded by the coding sequence ATGGCAATATTATCTAAAAAAGCAGAAAATATATTGCTGCTTATCTGGGGTCAAGCTTTTATTGCGATGTTAGGGAGTTTGTTTTTTTCTGAAGTCATGGGATATCCGCCTTGTGAGCTTTGCTGGGTCCAGCGGATTCTTATGTATCCGTTAGTAGTTATTTATGGGGTAGCTGCTTATAAAAAAGATATTTCGATTGCTTTACCCGGTCTTATTTTAAGTGGAATAGGTATGTTTGTTTCCACCTATCACTATTTAGTTCAAAAACTTCCTGTTTTACAAGAAGCAGGCAAGGCATGCGGATTAGTACCTTGTAATGTGACATATATCAACATTTTAGGTTTCATTACGATTCCTTTTTTAGCTGGAACAGCATTTATTATTATTTTTGTCTTACATTTGATATTAATTCGCTTTAACTCAAATTCATAA
- the liaF gene encoding cell wall-active antibiotics response protein LiaF, which yields MKILKGITRLFIAVSLIVIGVLLVLFNLGFLTFDFYYIWLYIYPVFFVMVGGKWFIAYFKKEGGSWAAGSFFLLFGILLLLDRFEMIHFTFKDIFKLWPLLIIYIGITVLKESKIIGTYSWRNMDRPKTHNPRSSMFSIGSHEYSSPNWKVEPLHLYNMAGDFYFDFSKAFMPEKEIPISIRSLAGDVTILMTENIAFRVDATVRAGEINVLGQQVEGIINRTITYESEDYDSTIRKIDFTIKLKAGSIRIDYV from the coding sequence GTGAAAATATTGAAAGGTATTACTCGTTTGTTTATCGCAGTTTCTCTCATTGTGATTGGGGTTCTGCTCGTTCTGTTCAATTTAGGTTTCCTTACGTTTGATTTTTACTATATTTGGCTATATATTTATCCTGTTTTCTTTGTCATGGTTGGAGGAAAATGGTTCATTGCCTACTTCAAAAAAGAAGGAGGAAGCTGGGCAGCAGGCTCATTTTTCCTTCTCTTTGGAATATTACTACTATTGGATCGATTTGAAATGATTCATTTTACGTTTAAAGATATTTTTAAATTATGGCCATTACTCATTATTTATATTGGTATCACTGTATTAAAAGAGAGCAAAATAATCGGTACGTATTCATGGAGAAATATGGATAGACCGAAAACACATAACCCCCGTTCATCTATGTTTTCTATAGGAAGCCATGAATATTCAAGTCCAAATTGGAAGGTTGAGCCGTTACATCTATATAATATGGCTGGAGATTTTTATTTTGACTTTTCCAAAGCATTTATGCCGGAAAAAGAGATTCCCATTAGCATCCGTTCTTTAGCTGGAGATGTGACGATATTAATGACGGAAAATATCGCATTTCGCGTAGATGCAACTGTACGAGCAGGTGAGATTAATGTACTCGGTCAGCAAGTAGAGGGAATTATTAACCGGACCATCACTTATGAAAGTGAAGATTATGACTCTACTATTCGAAAGATTGACTTTACCATAAAGTTAAAAGCAGGGTCTATCAGGATAGATTATGTGTAG